In one Silene latifolia isolate original U9 population chromosome 10, ASM4854445v1, whole genome shotgun sequence genomic region, the following are encoded:
- the LOC141607388 gene encoding uncharacterized protein LOC141607388 — protein sequence MASSSSTAPCRAGVNIKLPPHLCVDLTGLDFNRVLTARFIDQRYLDVDRILYLIGINWRLNGSISIRPMKPYYLFSFSSMADYKYFRKRQTVNLDGSLMVLRPCSATSFPDNMLFHIVPVWVRVLHLPFHLMHSSVAAYLLSHVGDICEEEVVNSLTPSRCFVRVKVWVDLSKPLIPGCYLEIDDRTHQWIGFSYEGVFRFCKTCGEVGHRVSFCPSGKIHGARRIRARMEELSASGLMVLHGPPGSRFYTPEIMGLPSRVKYLTSRIDIAEPDESAQVDSGGDSPVFSFSSSPSDNGGDEEAPFAAPPPAFMVHEDESREVLLESHPLRRSLPDLNGASTSVVPVSPSFRMTAPEMDLDPIMDLGLPEPVTPPRHVDVGILFRDPLVAGPSSGSGNFVPMDSSGRKLKFVFKRKCVGGFGEADDPTIPYLHQCVLKYHPLVLFLQETHTNVDIATTKTHHLGYPNFFGVDSFGRSGGLLLYWDDSVDIQVISSCPRFIFCKLGIVVNQAVFKDMYVMFLYGEPVFQYRSFQWDNISNEISGCSPFLVIGDFNQVELHSDKLGGSLTIRGQAEFTAWKIHNNLVDIPFFGPRFTWMNGQLANNCIMERLDRAYATQDWIDLFPASSVLHLPILISDHSPIMLRFLPQPKSRKRPYRLDNWCLQIPEVMTLVSNAWNTPVYGSSSYVLSRKLAAARFAILNWVIRHRICYGINWSSLECDLLQASTSLSDSDDALLYHNLRSSHLHLLSKQHSYWIQRNKTRKEILDGLPTRFLFNRVKQRSSKQRLISLRTSDGTWINDPIEIEAEICSYFRSILGGQQSSPAEKFQSTADFLDDLDVPSLSPADCSILSTPFTETDVLRVIRSMDGSKSPGPDGITPRFYQVFWPQIGHLVEHPELLTQYRPISLCNVIYRIASKCLANRLKLVIPSIVSDSQQAFVPGRLMTDSCLVAHEVLHYINKTTKGSNCFAVLKLDMNKAFDRVSWSFLMLIMKRMGFPILWRNIIWECVSTISYRVLINGEPSESFRSECGLRQGDPLSPYLFIMCMKILSRQLIRAEKVGSLTGIKISRYAPTLSHLFYADDAFLCCKATPLSFETLRDIFKDFEAFSGQMINFSKSYIKFSPNTPADFREHLTSILKMAHVPTFGTYLGVPIDIPRKRYALFLPFVDTLTTRISSWFALHLSQPSKLIVISAILLASLNHVFSTVPIPIGVCRKIDALLTAFWWRNDWNKQSIHWTSKSILQAPKEYGGLGFKNTHLLSQALLLKNFWRIHTQPTTFLARYMAPKYARDLPVPLATSRVSQPSFIWSGICKVVSAANNGICWKLGNGRLLDLWSSRWINGKQPFGTAPVPEPSPSLSDFLLESGDWNPSMVFRYFSSICAKEIIALEPPAQNFDDFLYWKYTEDGSYSVKSGYSLLWSESSAARCIRSFVHTFPWKQVWQKEIPPKISIMLWRLAHNIMSTNDNLISKYVPVDSMCTLCHSSPETEEHLFRSCEAAQHVWKASALGINAIANPSISFISWVGDFLSYLHRQSLVPNQRWLLLHFCCVLQAIWTTRNAVIFRNHNGDPAVTCRLIEDLLHSHVQFSKVRPTQLHPSNEVVAPCVVTAASSPQRSAISFSVSTRYVPRTNCFSYCIISTELDYSKSSVVRASSSFDASTRTLLCAMRYAHSLGLSSVCFLVPCCKLSAVLATSLPVPISVRHSFREIRALFVIYPYWSVRLATG from the exons ATGGCTTCTTCCTCCTCCACCGCCCCTTGTCGGGCTGGTGTGAATATAAAACTACCACCTCACCTTTGTGTTGACCTCACGGGATTGGATTTCAATAGGGTTCTAACTGCCCGGTTTATTGACCAGAGATATCTGGATGTTGACAGGATTTTATACCTGATTGGTATCAACTGGAGGCTAAATGGGTCGATTTCGATTCGACCCATGAAACCTTATTACTTGTTTTCTTTTTCATCTATGGCTGATTACAAGTACTTCCGCAAGCGTCAAACTGTCAATCTTGATGGTAGTTTAATGGTGCTTCGTCCGTGCTCTGCAACTTCTTTCCCGGATAATATGCTCTTTCATATTGTCCCTGTTTGGGTTCGTGTCCTGCATCTTCCGTTTCATCTGATGCACTCCTCTGTTGCTGCTTACCTGTTGTCTCATGTGGGAGACATTTGCGAGGAGGAGGTTGTAAACTCTTTAACACCCTCTCGATGCTTTGTTAGAGTAAAGGTCTGGGTGGACCTTTCGAAACCATTGATCCCTGGTTGTTACTTGGAGATTGATGATCGTACTCATCAGTGGATTGGGTTTTCTTACGAGGGCGTGTTCAGATTTTGTAAAACTTGTGGAGAAGTGGGTCATCGCGTATCCTTTTGTCCGTCTGGGAAGATTCACGGTGCTCGCCGGATTCGTGCCCGTATGGAGGAGCTTAGTGCAAGTGGGTTAATGGTTCTCCATGGCCCACCTGGTTCGCGTTTTTACACGCCGGAGATTATGGGCTTACCTTCAAGAGTGAAGTACTTGACCTCCAGAATTGATATCGCTGAACCTGATGAGTCTGCTCAAGTTGATTCAGGCGGAGATTCACCAGTTTTTTCgttttcttcttcaccttctgaCAATGGAGGGGATGAGGAAGCTCCTTTCGCTGCGCCACCGCCTGCTTTTATGGTCCATGAAGATGAATCTCGAGAAGTTCTGCTTGAGTCTCACCCTTTGAGGCGCTCTCTCCCTGATCTTAATGGAGCATCGACCTCTGTTGTTCCTGTTTCCCCGAGTTTTCGTATGACAGCTCCTGAAATGGACTTGGATCCTATCATGGATCTTGGTCTGCCTGAACCGGTTACTCCCCCACGTCATGTGGATGTGGGCATCCTTTTTCGTGACCCTTTGGTTGCTGGGCCTAGCTCTGGGTCTGGTAATTTCGTTCCTATGGACTCGTCTGGTAGGAAATTGAAATTTGTTTTTAAGCGCAAG TGTGTGGG GGGCTTTGGGGAAGCGGATGATCCTACAATTCCGTATCTACATCAGTGTGTCCTTAAATATCATCCGCTGGTTTTGTTTTTGCAAGAGACTCATACTAATGTCGACATAGCAACAACGAAGACTCACCATCTTGGTTATCCTAACTTCTTTGGGGTGGACTCTTTTGGTCGTAGTGGTGGTCTTCTTTTGTACTGGGATGACTCTGTAGATATACAAGTTATAAGTAGTTGCCCCCGTTTTATTTTTTGTAAATTGGGCATAGTTGTAAATCAAGCTGTTTTTAAAGATATGTATGTAATGTTCCTGTATGGGGAACCTGTTTTCCAATATAGGTCTTTTCAATGGGATAATATTTCTAATGAAATCTCTGGTTGCTCTCCTTTTCTGGTTATTGGCGATTTCAATCAAGTGGAGTTACATTCGGACAAACTTGGTGGATCTTTAACAATAAGAGGTCAAGCTGAGTTTACAGCGTGGAAAATTCATAACAATCTCGTGGATATTCCTTTCTTTGGTCCTCGTTTTACCTGGATGAATGGCCAACTTGCTAACAACTGTATTATGGAACGCCTTGATCGTGCATATGCAACCCAAGATTGGATTGATCTTTTTCCCGCTTCCTCGGTTCTTCACTTACCTATTCTTATTTCAGATCACTCGCCAATTATGCTACGTTTTCTACCGCAACCAAAATCGCGTAAAAGGCCATACCGTCTTGATAACTGGTGTCTTCAAATTCCGGAGGTGATGACCCTTGTATCTAATGCATGGAATACTCCAGTTTATGGTTCCTCTTCTTATGTCCTATCCCGAAAGTTAGCTGCTGCTCGTTTTGCTATTCTGAATTGGGTTATTCGACACCGCATCTGCTATGGTATAAATTGGTCTTCACTTGAATGTGATCTTCTTCAAGCATCTACTTCTCTTTCGGACTCTGATGACGCCCTTTTGTACCACAACCTGCGATCTTCCCACCTTCATCTGCTCTCCAAGCAACATAGTTACTGGATTCAGCGAAACAAGACACGTAAAGAAATTCTGGACGGCCTTCCGACCCGTTTTTTGTTTAACCGTGTTAAGCAACGATCTTCCAAGCAAAGACTGATTTCTCTTCGCACTTCTGATGGAACATGGATTAATGACCCTATTGAAATAGAAGCGGAGATTTGTTCTTATTTTCGATCTATTTTGGGAGGTCAGCAGTCGTCTCCCGCTGAAAAGTTTCAGTCCACAGCAGATTTTCTTGATGACCTGGATGTTCCTTCCCTTTCGCCGGCCGACTGTTCTATTCTCTCTACTCCTTTCACAGAGACTGATGTTCTCCGAGTGATTCGTAGTATGGATGGTTCGAAATCACCTGGCCCGGATGGTATTACTCCCCGATTTTATCAGGTTTTCTGGCCTCAGATTGGTCATCTT GTGGAACACCCTGAGTTGCTAACCCAGTATCGGCCTATTAGTCTTTGTAATGTTATCTACCGTATTGCATCAAAATGCCTGGCGAATAGGCTTAAGCTGGTAATTCCATCTATTGTATCTGACTCGCAACAAGCTTTTGTCCCTGGACGCCTGATGACGGACAGCTGCCTTGTCGCTCATGAGGTGCTGCACTATATTAACAAAACAACAAAAGGTTCAAACTGTTTTGCTGTGCTTAAGCTTGACATGAACAAGGCCTTTGATCGTGTTTCGTGGAGTTTCCTCATGTTGATTATGAAGCGTATGGGTTTCCCAATTTTATGGCGAAATATTATTTGGGAATGTGTGTCTACAATCTCTTATAGGGTTCTTATTAATGGCGAACCGTCGGAATCTTTCCGATCAGAGTGTGGTCTTCGTCAAGGGGATCCTCTGTCTCCCTACCTTTTTATTATGTGTATGAAAATTCTGTCTCGACAGCTGATCAGAGCTGAAAAAGTTGGCTCCTTGACTGGCATCAAGATTTCAAGATATGCACCAACGCTTTCGCACTTATTCTATGCGGATGATGCTTTTCTATGTTGCAAGGCAACACCTTTGTCCTTTGAGACTTTACGGGATATTTTCAAGGACTTCGAAGCGTTTTCGGGTCAGATGATTAATTTCAGTAAGTCCTATATCAAGTTTAGTCCGAATACACCTGCGGACTTCCGAGAGCATCTGACTTCGATTTTGAAGATGGCTCATGTTCCCACTTTTGGTACCTATTTGGGAGTTCCTATTGATATCCCTCGCAAGAGGTATGCGCTTTTTCTTCCTTTTGTTGATACTCTCACTACTCGCATTTCATCCTGGTTTGCTCTCCATCTCAGCCAACCAAGTAAATTGATAGTTATTTCGGCAATTTTGCTTGCTTCTTTGAATCACGTCTTCTCTACGGTTCCTATTCCTATCGGTGTGTGTCGCAAGATAGATGCCTTGCTGACGGCTTTTTGGTGGCGAAATGACTGGAATAAGCAGTCTATTCACTGGACTTCCAAAAGTATACTGCAAGCGCCAAAGGAATATGGTGGTCTTGGTTTCAAAAATACCCATCTGCTCAGCCAGGCTTTGCTTCTTAAGAATTTTTGGCGTATCCATACACAGCCAACCACGTTTTTGGCAAGATATATGGCCCCGAAGTATGCCCGAGACTTGCCTGTTCCTCTGGCAACCTCTCGAGTATCTCAACCATCTTTTATCTGGTCCGGCATTTGCAAGGTTGTTTCCGCGGCTAACAATGGTATTTGCTGGAAACTTGGTAATGGACGTTTACTTGACCTTTGGTCAAGTCGTTGGATTAATGGTAAGCAGCCATTTGGCACCGCTCCAGTTCCAGAGCCTTCACCATCTCTCTCTGATTTCTTGCTGGAATCCGGTGACTGGAATCCGTCTATGGTTTTCCGTTACTTCTCCTCTATTTGTGCAAAGGAAATTATTGCTTTGGAACCACCAGCTCAGAATTTTGATGACTTTCTCTACTGGAAATATACAGAGGATGGCTCATATTCGGTAAAATCAGGTTATTCGCTCCTATGGTCTGAATCTTCAGCTGCCCGCTGCATCCGATCTTTTGTCCATACCTTTCCTTGGAAACAAGTGTGGCAAAAAGAAATTCCACCAAAGATCTCAATTATGTTATGGCGTCTTGCTCATAATATTATGTCAACAAATGATAATTTAATATCTAAATATGTGCCGGTTGACTCAATGTGTACTCTCTGTCATTCATCCCCTGAAACAGAAGAGCACTTATTCCGTTCATGTGAAGCTGCCCAACATGTTTGGAAAGCATCCGCCCTTGGGATTAACGCCATAGCTAACCCTTCTATTTCCTTTATATCTTGGGTTGGAGACTTCTTGTCTTATCTTCACAGACAATCTTTGGTGCCTAATCAAAGGTGGCTCCTGCTTCACTTTTGTTGTGTTCTCCAGGCCATTTGGACTACTCGCAATGCCGTGATTTTTCGAAATCACAACGGTGACCCTGCAGTTACCTGTCGACTCATTGAGGATCTACTGCACTCACATGTGCAATTTTCCAAGGTACGTCCTACACAGTTGCACCCCTCTAATGAAGTTGTTGCACCATGTGTTGTCACAGCTGCATCTTCGCCTCAACGGAGTGCGATTTCTTTTTCTGTTTCCACACGCTACGTCCCACGAACAAACTGTTTCAGTTACTGCATCATCAGTACCGAGTTGGACTATTCCAAGTCAAGTGTTGTTCGCGCAAGTTCGTCTTTTGACGCTTCCACCAGGACCCTTCTATGTGCTATGCGCTATGCCCATTCTCTGGGCCTGAGTTCGGTTTGTTTCTTAGTACCTTGTTGTAAACTATCTGCAGTTCTGGCAACCTCTTTGCCAGTCCCAATTAGTGTGCGGCATTCCTTTCGGGAAATCCGTgctttgtttgtaatttatccttACTGGTCTGTACGCCTGGCAACAGGCTAA